Genomic segment of Gigantopelta aegis isolate Gae_Host chromosome 10, Gae_host_genome, whole genome shotgun sequence:
ttgtgtggtccttaaccatatgtttgacgccatataaccgtaaataaaatgtgttgagtgcgtcgttaaataaaacatttccttctttttggttaagccatcggacataagactggtaggtactgggttagcaTCCCGGTActgtctcccacccagagcgagttttaacgactcagtgggtaggtgtaagaccactacaccctcttctctatcactgacaagtaacccactgttctgaacaagacaacccagatagctgaggtgtgtacccaggatatcgtgcttgaaccttaattggacataagcatgaaaataagttgaaatgaaatgaactggtGTCTAAGTTGGGCATTTCGTCAAAAACATAGGTTACTCCtgaaataatttgtatataCTTATCGTCATGCtcatgtccaattaaggttcaagcacgctgtcctggttacattcctcagctacctgggctgtctgtccaagaacATTGGGTTAggggttagcgagagagaagtcagtgcagtggcgttacacctacccatagagtCGTTAAACCAGTTGATACCAGTTGTTGagacactattttttttaaagattatagtaagagaactgctgtttaagaTTTGTCCAATTATGGGAAATgtagtgtccaatttcaaagtaattcaaacccataaccacctgtAAGGGGCAATTATAGTCTGtgctgtttttattacgtaccctcaaattaaaACTAGACAGGttcaccgacggtgatcgatcccacgAACCATCGTACCTCAGATGACAACGATGAATagctgtattgttttgtttaacgacaccactagagaacattgatttattaatcatcggctattggatgaatagagaagaaacccactacatttttccattagtagcaagggatcttttatatgcaccatcccagagacaggatagcatatgccacggcctttgttaaatcagtcgtggtgcactggctggaacgagaaatagcccaatgggcctaccgactgAGATCGATTCAAAACCGACtgcgctttagcactgggcatGATGAACAGAGAAGGGATGACATAATATTATGCTGACCTCGATTACTGTTTTGGTTTCTAAGAACCTCTAGCATCGGTAAGGTGTCTGGTGCTATAGTCCATCTTCTGCCACAAGCGACTATCTTTACCTGTCatctaatgcgcggtcggtcaggtatcaatccccgtcggtggacccatggggctatttctcgttccagccagtgcaccacgactgttatattaaaggctactggcctcggtggcgtcgtggttaagctatcggacacaaggctgcgaaccctgtaccttccagcctgtagtccgatggcttaaccacgacgccaccgaggccggtagcctTTAATAtaaagtcgtggtgcactggctggaacgagaaatagcccaatgggcccaccgacgaggatcaatccctgACTTAACTACTGCACTATTGAGGCCGGTCTCTCTACTCCAAAACTCGACTAGCCACAAACATTCAACTTTCAACAGATACTATcattacatttaattaattgttacaGGCGATTTTGAAACAGTGCTAAATTATCAGCATTAGAATATTTCCttattgaacaaaataacatcTACTCTAATACAGCTAAAatctttattttcaaattaaagGCACAACCATGAACGCCGAATCAGCATAAGAATATTTCCGTATAGTATTGCATTACATATATCATCTACTctaatacaatttaattatttggttTCAAGCTAAAAGCACAACTTCAGTCATAAGTGACAAATCAGCATAATAATATTTCCTTATTGAATTACATATATCATCTACTATAATACAGTTAAATTCTTTGTTTTCAAGTTAAGGGCACAACTTCAGCCACTGGTGTTAAAGTATCACAATAAGAATATTTCCTATTAGTATTTACTCAAATACAGCTAAATTCTTTGTTAAAGGCACATCTTCAGACATTGGATGCTAAATCAACATTAGAATATGTTCTTATTTAACAACATAGCATCCACTCTAACACTGTTAAAATCTTTGTTTTCAAGTTAAAGGCACAACTTCAGGGTGATGTTATTGTGATGGAGATGTGCCACGTTTGTCCAGATCAGTCCTATCCAAACTACattattaatgtataaaaatGGTTGAAATATTTGTACATAATGTCTATGTTTGTTCGGTAACGGGGGTTGGGGAGACGCCATATCAACTCTTTCTCGTCCACCTGAGACTTCAGTACATTGGCTCGACATCCTGGAAACGTTTGGCATTTAACTTGCTCCATTTCATAAAATCGGTATCGCGACTCTTTACGACTGCCAGGACATTAGTACAATCAGACTCCGCGCGATTTGTAACAGGTCGCCTATTAAAACAGTTCTCGTAAATGTCCGCCAGCTTATAACCCGGCTTGAGAGTTCCACCTGTGAAGAATTCCCAGGAGTCCACGCACAGGACAGCGGGCGGCAGAGACGCATTGACTCTCCTTAACTCCGCCTGGAGGAGCGAGTAGTGGAACTGGTTGCCGTTATGGGCCACAAGACACACTGGCTGTGGAAGACGCTGCAAGAATAATTCTATCATAGTAGCCAGTCCAGCATCGAAGGTTGATTCGACCTCCAACATATTATCAGACAAGcctgaaatttaaaaaagaaaaagttattaaaaaaaaaaccccacctccaAAGCGCTAAAATAACAAACCCCCTATCAGCCCACCCCTCAaatcccccaacccccaccacttgagaaacaaaacaaaataaaacattaagcctcttaataactgataatttatttgtgtaacccatttaTTGATTACGTCCACCCCAACCACCACCCCccctgaaaacacacacacacacacatacacacacacatacataaaaacacaacaaataataataaaacaaacaaacatttattttacgtAACTCATTACGACTATGTATCATATATCCTGAATTTAATGCGCAAACTAAAAATTGGTTATGCCTGTCGAGATTTGTTCGAACGACGCGCGAATCAAATGTAGTTAaagattgaaataaaaacattggaaTTATTATCAATAACTATAATTCCATTACAAACTGCAAACGACTAATTATTACTGTcaactaaattaatttaatttcaaattgAATTACTGATACTCTATTGTAATTAAAGActaaaactacaaatatatacatgtatatatatatactatatactatatacagtaaagtattCTTACAACGAACTGCAAGGGACCAGGAATGTCGGTTCGTTATAGCAGAAGTTCATTGTAAACATTTACAGAGTTAGCCGTTTTCATTCCGGAAGtcggccattttgtttttttcaaatttaaacaacataaacacaagaattattggggttttttttaatatttcatttattatcaccaatggaagcaaatatgcaaataattacaGCATGTCGAATCAAATGAGTGTTCAGTCaatcacattttgaaacaaagctgcttatttttgtttgtttagtgagCGTTGGTCTCATAGCCTGCAGGTCTGTAGCGATGTCTGCAATCGAATAAAACACAGGCATAGCTACATCAACTTTATTTTGGAAAAACAGTGTTATCGTATCCAGTGCACTCACGGTCTCACTCACAGTAGGCGGTGTGCGTACACAGGTCTCCTCAGCCTTCCATCTCTGTGTCAGAATCCATGTGCACACCTTCACGTTTGTCAATAATGTCTTTAATAATATCATAGTCAGTCGGCTGCTCAGTAATAACGATATCTTCGTCAGCGGTCAAATAGTCGTATAATGTGATGTCGTCTGAGACCAGTATTGTTGACACAAGTTCGTTCCACACTGCCTGAAGGGTAGATAGTGATGTATTGTCATACTCGTTGTCGGAACTCTCCTAGCTATCACTGGAAATAGTATTCTTGAAACCGCCCTTAGAAAAACAGTTCACTATGCACGACGCTGTCACATGACTCCAAGCTCGATGGGCCATGTTAATAGCCGTCAAGATAGAAACGGAGTGCTCTTCTTGCCTGTCATAAGCCTTTATTATGTCGCTCGTGATTTCACGTCTGTAATATTGCTTCAAGTTGGAAATTATACCTTGGGCCATCGGCTGAATTTGCGATGTTGTATTCGGTGGTCAGAAAGCCAGGGTTACACTTTTCAGTCCGGGTATTTTGGGATGGGCAGGGCAATTGTCAACAAGCAATAGATTTTTCGTTTTTGCTTTGTCATGGTCTTGTCAAGTGACTGAACCCATTCTGTAAACATAGGCCCTGTCATCCATGCCTTCTTATTGGACTTGTACTCCACCGGTAAACTTCTAACATTCTTCAAACACCGGGGTTTTGCTGATTTTCCTATGACTAGTAGTTTCAGTTTTTCTGTCCCTGTCATGTTTGCTGCGACAAGAAGAGTTATTCGATCTTTTGATATATAAGAAAACATCCggtaatgaaaaatataaatatcattttgatatttttactGTAGGTTTAATTCAGTAAAAATATGActtgtacaattaaaatatgacttttgacTTTTATAAATTCTGTATATTTTACTGCtatgtatttaataaattatacttATTAATAAGTCCAATATAACTTACAAAAAGTAATTACAATTTCCAAATCAACTAGAATTTatcaataacaattttaatatagaattaaatatcaataatatcatTCTTTGATTACGTATAATATAAATAGTTTCagtatgtaattaaattatagttATCGTTAGTaatgatatttaattaaattttctgtTAATAGTAATTACAGTAtttacagacatatatatatatatatatatatatatatatatatatatatatatatatatatatatatattatcattacaGTTTTAcccccgccccccacccccatctctttcattcatttaattagctttattttattttattttattttattttatttatttatatcatttattttgttctgatttattcactcatttattcatttatatttgttaattaattcaCACATACTAAGTATTCACCCACCCACCTCACCCCCTTTTGTATCACTATTATTTTACCTTTGTTAGTTTTACAAGACCTTTAATCTCTTACCAGCAGTTTACTCTGCAGTTTTCACTTGAGTTGTACTCACTCCTACATTCTCAGCTTCATAGCCTGTTTTTAAAGTGGTTGTTTACCTCGCATTaggtttatttcatttattcaatTCATGTTTTCATGCAGGATGGTTTGATTTCTTTTAGCTTAGTTTTAAAGTAagtttctttttatgttttaagattattttattaaattttaattttaataaatatattattagctGAGCTAGCtcagtaattatttttatctaaAGTTACGTTAGATTTAGGCCTAATATTagtaagttgttttattttattttacacatataCTCAAGTAACTTTTCGTCTTTATTACTTGTAAATTATCCGGGTAATTCCTTTTATGTATTCAGATTGGTTTTGCTATTGGTTTATCCATTTatgcattcattcgttcattattattttgttcattattttgttttatttacccttaattattattttaatcccCCTACCCACACTTCGTTTTACCTAAGTCATAGTGTTACCATACTTTTAATCTTTGACCAGTAGTTTGTTCTGCAACTTTTATCTTAATATTAGTTACAGCTTTAACTCTGTTTTTGCTAGTGGTTTTATGtgcgtgtttttatttttgtcaacaTATTTCCCTGACGAAGCCTGAACAGgcgaaaatttgaattaaagagggatatatgacttttaaaggaggcttctgaatttttctttatataaaatatattatctcaAGCCCCTTTGCTACTTTAGAGGAGAGGTGCCAGCAACATAGAAGGATTTTCtattctcatatatatatatatagtacatatatttacagacattatatatatatatatatatatatatatatatatatatatatatatatatatatatagtgtagtgtagtgatgacacaattaaatgtcttgtcgccgcttttatgttttgttttgtttgttctttatttAGACGATCGCTTTGTCCGATACATTTTCACagcagtatttaaaaataattattaatttaactgtcattaaatattgtcacattttttaagattttttttataaggCCCATGGTCAAGTATATTTTCAGCTCAAAAGTTTCCTTGAAAAATATGCCGAAATATATAATGTCTTTACGTATTTTCGATTTTGAGTTTTGTCCTATCTTCtgtcttctttttgtttcttctaaTAGTGGTTTGTTTTAGTAAACAAATGaggaaaaatgtatataataaatagaacatttcatggtgtgtttcgaatacaatttttatgtcaaatcGTGATTTATGAAAATCATATTATCACATTACTTCGCAATTagtaaaaatatggttttcacacatcactcgttgacataaaaatcgtattagaaacaaacaacatgaagtgatatatttattataaacatctttcctaatgttttttactaaaacaaacactattagaaaaaaacaaaacaacgaaaAACCCCTCCAAAACAACGAAAAAACcacagaaaaccccccaaacaaaacaaagaaacaaaaacaacaacaaaaaacaacaaccataaacaaagaaacaaacaatactGAAAGTAATACTAGATAGTAAAAGCAGGACACGTTTCCTGTTGCTATAAATATGCATAAGTAGGCAGATATGCATACCGCATTATTTTTAGCAACTGGGATATGTctttggtttggttttggttttactATCACTATTTATTTTCCAGCTACGcaattcaacttttgttttgaaattacaaaaatatatgaaaactaTTCATGAAAAGTCATATATGTTCACtgtaaaagtcatattttcactgaatttaatatcaaaacaataattatatatatatatatacagtagaatctcattggctcgaacacccTACGGTcaaacctaccggtattctcgaaccaagaacaaagtcccgatttttctctctattaaatccctttattttggtgctgattggtcgaatacccctggggtcgaacagaagctttctctcgaaccagtttattggtccgaactgtaaaattaaacatatttagctcgaacaGCTACGTTTATccgaagaaatataaaaaagtatttatatataaaaaaaattgtctacCCTTTCACGCTTatcgtgttgtttatttagcacctgtCGGTAATTATCTTGCAATTGTAATGCGGTAATCGTTAGATGAATGAACCTTGCAAGTAACACCAATCAATTCATGAGTCAATCGGATCATCTCGCCCAAGCCGGTTTGACGGAAACATGCGAGGTTGTCCGATTGATTGTTGTGctacagaagcacccgacaacggccgaatgcatggttcgaactacccgatgggtcgaacagactttgatgcaccgacagtgttcgagccaatgagattctatatatatatatatatatatatatatatatatatatatatatatatatatatatatatatatatatatatatatagcaacctgtactcagcggccacctggCTTAAgaggccacttttatctactcccttgtgtgaccgcttaagacaggtttgactgtatatatatatatatatatatatatatatatatatatatatatacagtcagacctcgttacaacgaccgtcgttactacgacatttacaccatccgaccacaaatcGTCAGGAACGAACATACaccaatgttattctgttcattacaccggaattcacaccttccgacaccgacagagcaaattaggaacaaacgtgcacctaacatctgaaaacacctctttacaacgacattacataatcacagatgccGTAGTACATTGACAGTACACACTGCCATTTGACATCCTAGATCTCGTCGCGATCCGACAGTGTCACACGATGTCGGAGTTGCCGATGTCGACTAACTCTATAGACGTGTATTACTTTTGAACATACGCCTTTCGtcattcaattaaaggattaacttcgaacaatcaTGTCTACTAGctttataacattttgtaaacgaaGTAGGTACCAATCGACTTGACTGACTGTGAATACGCTTTGATTAATATACTTAGTATTTAATGATGGTCTgtgatccatccccgtcggtgggaccattgggctatttctcattccagccagtgcaccacgactggtatattaaattcTTTGGTAAGTGTtaccctgtgtgtgggatggttcatataaacgatcacttgctactattgacacgcaatagccgatgattaacaaatcgaTATATTGACAATTTCGATATGTGAGGAATTTACTAATAATATAGACAACAATATAATTGAAAAAATCTCTCTAGCTCTTGGCGACGCATCTGTTGATACAAAAACGCGTATTAATCAAGCAGCCAATATGttaaaaaatctgtttttaGACACAGCAGTCTCGACATTCGGTCACACGCGCGTGTACACAAATAGCCGGAGTAAAAGGTCACGGAACAACAGGTGGTTCAGAGCAAGATGCAAATATTTACGAACTAAGTATCACGAAGCTAAAACTTTATACGCAAAACATAAAACGGCAGATAATAAAATTAGATTAATAAATGCTAGTAAATCATATAAGAAATCTATATTTAAAgcatattcacaaaataaatttaagacagaaaagaaaatgagacAATTACGTTCAGATGACCCAAAagagttttacaaaatatttaagaaTAAAGAACAGTGCAACCTGGACAAAAACGCCCCTTctatagatattttttttgATTATTTCAATGATTTAAATACGGGCGAACCCAATGATGATAACCAATTTCATTTTGATATGGACCAGGTACTAAACGAAGTAAACAATGATTGTCATTTTATTAACGGGAAATTCAGTGAAGATGAAATAATGAAAGCTATAAAACGATTAAAAAACGATAAAGCAGTAGGTGTAGACAAAATCGCCAACGAATATATTAAATCAACCGCCACCTTGATCATGCCAGTCtatgttaaactttttaatactatatttGATCACGGCGTTCTACCTGAGGAATGGCTTACAGGTATTATtataccaatttttaaaaataaagggaACAGACTATTACCCGAAAattatcgaccaattacactacTCTGCTGTTGTTATAAGCTATTCACAACTTTACTTAATAACCGGTTAAACTTATTTATTGAGGAAAACAATATCATTAGTGAGGCACAGACTGCATTTTGTAAAGGCTATTCACCTACAGACCACATATTCACATTACATAACTTgatcgattttttttaaaaaagaaaaaagaaattatactGTGCATTTATTGATTTTCAGAAAGCTTTCGATATGGTACCAAGAACTCAACTTTGGCATAAgctgttacaaaataacataaccGGTAAATTTTTCAGAATTATCTACCAGATGTATCAAGGTCTAAAATCATTAATTTCCGTAAATAATCAGCAATCAGCTTTATTCCCTTGCAACAACGGTATCCGCCAAGGCGAAAATTTATCCCCTCTTCTGTTCTCCTTGTATCTCAACGATTTAGAAGATTATTTATCCAACCAGGGATACGAAGGAATCCGAATTAAAACAGATAATCAAGAAAACCCGGTAGACATTGCTATGCACATCCTTTGTTTgttatatgcagatgatacgGCCTTATTAGCAAAAAGTGCAGCTGACCTACAATATACTTTAAATACGTTTTACCAGTATTGCATTGAttggaaaattaaaattaatagtaacaaaacaaaaatactgatTTTTAACGGAACTGCTAAagactataaacatatttttaagattggaaacactattttagaaaatgttaaagaatacaaatatttaggaattacttttagtaaattaaataaCTTCCGAACTACCAAGAGCAGACTTAGTCAACAGGCTACCAAGGCTATGTACTTTGTACTAGCGAAATCAAAGGAATACCATCTACCAACTGAATGCaaacttaaaatgttcgacTCGATGGTTCTGCCAATCTTATTATATGGCTGCGAAATTTGGGGGCACGAGAaaaatgataattatatttaactCTGTACAAATCAACTTttttagacatattttacctGTTAAGAAATCAACACCATGTTTTATGTTATACGGAGAGCTAGGACGAATGCCAGTTGAATTACTCATACATAGAAGAATGATATGCTACTGGGCACGGCTTTTATCAGGAAAAGAATCAAAACTCTCTTTGTTATTATACAAAGCTATGTTAAACGATCATCTTACTAACGGAATCAACTATAATTGGATCACCgctatcaaaaacattttggataACTTAGGAATGAGCAATGTATGGATATCTGAATCGTTCATATCAGTAAACTGTCTCTCGCAACAAATCCAACAAAGGTAACacgatcaatatttacaaatatggagaaataacttatcaCAATCATCGAGAGGGAAAGGTTACGAGCTATATAAAGAAAACttatttcttgaaaattattttagtatacTTCCTGAAAAGCTATGGTCAGTTAtcataaaatttagaacgtctaaccattatttacccGTTGAAACTGGTCGTTGGAATAACACACCTATAGGTGAAAGACTTTGTACACTATGCGACGTCAATGATATTGgcgatgagtttcattatctttttgtttgtaatttttttcatgACTTAAGGGTCcagtatatacattcatattactataaacgaccaagtacttataaatttaaagaattaatgaacAGTAAGCGAATcggaatattaaagaaattggcatattttgtaaaagtaattaTTAGTAACTTTAAACGTCcct
This window contains:
- the LOC121384103 gene encoding three-prime repair exonuclease 1-like — translated: MASSQKKSSKIATYVFFDTETTGLREDGHKPTITEMCFLAVRRSDLNSTEEVQRVVHKLLLCLKPRQEIQKKAKELSGLSDNMLEVESTFDAGLATMIELFLQRLPQPVCLVAHNGNQFHYSLLQAELRRVNASLPPAVLCVDSWEFFTGGTLKPGYKLADIYENCFNRRPVTNRAESDCTNVLAVVKSRDTDFMKWSKLNAKRFQDVEPMY